A window of the Ciconia boyciana chromosome 35, ASM3463844v1, whole genome shotgun sequence genome harbors these coding sequences:
- the LOC140645572 gene encoding olfactory receptor 14A16-like, with protein sequence MSNSSSITKFLLLAFADTRELQLLHFWLLLGIYLAALLGNSLIITTVACDHHLHTPMYFFLLNLSLLDLGSISTTVPKAMANSLWDNRAISYQGCVAQVFFLFFFISAEYFLLIVMAYDRYIAICKPLHYETLLGSRACVHMAAAAWGSGFLYAVLHTANTFSLPLCKGNAVDQFFCEIPQILKLSCSDSYLREAGLIVTSGCFAFGCFVFIVVSYVQILRAVLKIPSEQGRHKAFSTCLPHLAIVSLFISSGMVAYLKPPSISSPSLDLVLSVLYSVVPAAVNPLIYSVRNKELKDALWKLTQWP encoded by the coding sequence atgtccaacagcagctccataACCAAGTTTCTCCTCCTGGCATTCGCAGACAcacgggagctgcagctcttgcacttctggctcctcctgggcatctacctggctgccctcctgggcaacaGCCTCATCATCACCACTGTAGCCTGTGACCACcacctccacacccccatgtacttcttccttctcaacctctccctcctcgacctgggctccatctccaccactgtccccaaagCCATGGCCAATTCCCTGTGGGACAACAGGGCCATCTCCTACCAAGGGTGTGTGgcccaggtctttttcttgttcttttttatatcagctgagtattttcttctcattgtcATGGCCTACGACCGCTATattgccatctgcaaaccctTGCACTATGAGACCCTcttgggcagcagagcttgtgtccacatggcagcagctgcctggggcagtgggtttctctatgctgtgctgcacactgccaatacattttcactACCACTCTGCAAGGGCAATGCCgtggaccagttcttctgtgaaatcccccagatcctcaagctctcctgctccgACTCCTACCTCAGGGAAGCTGGGCTTATTGTGACTAGTGGTTGTTTTGCATTTGGATGTTTTGTGTTCATTGTGGTATCCTATGTGCAGATCTTGAGGGCCGTGCTGaagatcccctctgagcagggacggcacaaagccttttctacgtgcctccctcacctggccATAGTCTCTCTGTTTATCAGCAGTGGCATGGTTGCCTACCTGAagcccccctccatctcctccccatccctggaccTGGTGCTGTCAGTTCTATACTCGGTGGTGCCTGCAGCAGTCaaccccctcatctacagcGTGAGGAAcaaggagctcaaggatgccCTATGGAAACTGACCCAATGGCCGTAG